In Mycobacteriales bacterium, the following proteins share a genomic window:
- a CDS encoding replicative DNA helicase: MAVVDDRGAPSPADYDRQPPQDIQAEQSVLGGMLLSKDAIADVVEVLRGTDFYRPAHEVVFDVILDLYGRGEPADPVTVSAELTRSGQLMRVGGSPYLHTLISSVPTAANAGYYAEIVAERAVLRRLVEAGTRIVQLGYGAAGGSGGDADDAVDRAQAAIYDVTERRTSEDYIRLEQLLQGTMDEIDAIATRGGASLGVPTGFAELDQITNGLHPSQMVIVAGRPASGKSTIGLDVARSCSIRNGMASVIFSLEMSKSEITMRLLSAEAKVPLHHMRSGHMSDDDWARLARRMGEVADAPLYIDDSPNLTMMEIRAKARRLKQRHDLRLVVVDYLQLMTSGKRVESRQQEVSEFSRSLKLLAKELDVPVIAISQLNRGPEQRTDKKPMLSDLRESGCLTADTRILRADTGAETTMGELFESGEKDVPVWSLDDGLRYVRRHLTHVFTTGRKRVFQLTTASGKTVRATANHPFLTYDGFRPLGELASGDRIAVPRHVPGPDRMTVWDDEKAVLLGHLIGDGSFVERQPLRYASIDEANLRAVTTAALHFGVVAVRDDYEAARCTTLRLRAPFPLTHGKRNPIAAWLDELGLFGLRSH, from the coding sequence ATGGCGGTCGTCGACGACCGGGGTGCACCGTCCCCGGCTGACTACGACCGCCAGCCGCCGCAGGACATCCAGGCAGAGCAGTCGGTGCTCGGCGGCATGCTGCTGTCGAAGGACGCCATCGCCGACGTGGTCGAGGTGCTGCGCGGGACGGACTTCTACCGGCCGGCGCACGAGGTCGTCTTCGACGTGATCCTCGACCTCTACGGTCGCGGTGAGCCGGCCGACCCGGTGACCGTGTCGGCCGAGCTGACCCGGTCCGGCCAGCTGATGCGGGTCGGCGGCTCGCCCTACCTGCACACTCTGATCTCGTCGGTGCCGACCGCGGCCAACGCCGGCTACTACGCCGAGATCGTCGCCGAGCGGGCGGTGCTGCGCCGGCTGGTGGAGGCCGGGACCCGCATCGTGCAGCTCGGTTACGGCGCCGCCGGCGGATCGGGCGGCGACGCCGACGACGCCGTCGACCGGGCCCAGGCCGCCATCTATGACGTCACCGAGCGGCGTACCAGCGAGGACTACATCCGGCTCGAGCAACTGCTGCAGGGCACGATGGACGAGATCGACGCCATCGCGACCCGGGGCGGCGCCAGCCTCGGAGTGCCCACCGGCTTCGCCGAGCTCGACCAGATCACCAACGGCCTGCACCCGTCGCAGATGGTGATCGTGGCCGGCCGGCCGGCGTCGGGTAAGTCGACCATCGGGCTCGACGTCGCGCGGTCCTGCTCGATCCGCAACGGCATGGCGTCGGTGATCTTCTCCCTCGAGATGAGCAAGTCCGAGATCACCATGCGGCTGCTCTCGGCCGAGGCCAAGGTGCCGCTGCACCACATGCGGTCGGGTCACATGAGCGACGACGACTGGGCCCGGCTCGCCCGCCGGATGGGCGAGGTCGCCGACGCTCCGCTCTACATCGACGACTCGCCCAACCTCACGATGATGGAGATCCGGGCCAAGGCCCGCCGGCTCAAGCAGCGCCACGACCTTCGCCTCGTCGTCGTCGACTACCTGCAGCTGATGACCTCGGGGAAGCGGGTGGAGTCGCGTCAGCAGGAGGTCAGCGAATTCTCCCGATCGCTGAAGCTGCTCGCCAAGGAGCTCGACGTCCCCGTCATCGCGATCAGCCAGCTCAACCGCGGGCCCGAGCAGCGCACCGACAAGAAGCCGATGCTCTCCGACCTGCGTGAGTCCGGGTGCCTGACGGCCGACACCCGCATCCTGCGGGCCGACACCGGCGCAGAGACCACCATGGGCGAACTCTTCGAGTCGGGGGAGAAGGACGTTCCGGTCTGGTCTCTCGACGACGGCCTGCGCTACGTCCGTCGGCACCTCACGCACGTGTTCACGACCGGCCGCAAGCGCGTCTTCCAACTCACGACGGCGTCGGGCAAGACGGTCCGGGCGACGGCGAACCACCCGTTCCTCACGTACGACGGCTTCCGGCCGCTGGGTGAGCTCGCGTCGGGCGACCGCATCGCCGTGCCCCGGCACGTGCCCGGGCCCGACCGGATGACCGTGTGGGATGACGAGAAGGCCGTCCTGCTGGGTCACCTGATCGGCGACGGCAGCTTCGTCGAGCGGCAGCCGCTGCGCTACGCGTCCATCGACGAGGCGAACCTGCGGGCGGTCACCACCGCCGCGCTGCACTTCGGCGTGGTCGCCGTCCGCGACGACTACGAGGCCGCGCGCTGCACGACCCTGCGCCTGCGCGCTCCGTTCCCGTTGACGCACGGCAAGCGCAATCCGATCGCCGCGTGGCTCGACGAACTCGGCCTGTTCGGCCTGCGCAGCCAC